A single genomic interval of Candidatus Acidiferrales bacterium harbors:
- a CDS encoding aminotransferase class IV — MNEIKYSDPRREISGSENFYVFYSTFLGGFTRDRFLMSVPIDDHIVHRGDGVFDNALCIDGNYYLLNQHIERFFFSAKSIGIQPPFTQEELKGLSIELGILSGKKNFIARFFLSRGHGSMSVYPHEAISPNLYILLDKWSAPPERYYKTGMVAVTSPTGMHSPISPQVKSVDYLSNALMELAARNSGADSAIAVDGFGNITEGSNKNVVVIGKDGVLRVPPQEKILRGTSLVRALEFAPDLQKKKTISRVSIENIPLTEAYNASEILFLSTSLFVAPVIKYDGRTVGDGKPGRVWRSLYELFQKDIRSNRKYLTPLKHN; from the coding sequence TTGAATGAAATTAAATATTCTGATCCGCGAAGGGAAATTTCAGGTTCCGAAAATTTCTATGTTTTTTATTCGACTTTTCTAGGCGGATTTACGCGCGACCGGTTTTTAATGTCGGTTCCAATCGACGACCACATTGTTCACCGGGGCGACGGTGTGTTTGACAACGCGCTCTGCATCGACGGAAATTATTACTTGCTTAACCAGCACATCGAACGATTCTTCTTCTCCGCGAAATCCATAGGTATACAGCCGCCATTTACACAGGAGGAGTTGAAAGGTCTTTCGATAGAACTCGGGATTCTCTCCGGTAAAAAGAATTTCATAGCAAGATTCTTCCTTTCAAGGGGCCACGGGAGCATGAGCGTTTATCCTCATGAAGCAATTTCACCAAATCTGTATATTCTGCTCGACAAATGGTCCGCACCGCCGGAGCGTTATTATAAAACAGGCATGGTTGCCGTAACAAGTCCGACCGGAATGCACTCACCGATTTCCCCGCAGGTGAAGTCCGTGGATTATCTTTCGAACGCTCTGATGGAACTCGCGGCGAGGAACAGCGGCGCCGACTCTGCTATTGCAGTCGACGGCTTCGGCAACATCACCGAGGGCTCGAACAAGAACGTCGTTGTCATCGGCAAAGACGGTGTTCTCAGAGTTCCTCCACAGGAAAAAATTCTGCGTGGGACAAGTTTGGTACGTGCACTGGAATTTGCGCCCGATCTTCAAAAGAAAAAAACTATCAGCCGGGTCAGCATAGAGAACATCCCGCTGACCGAGGCCTACAACGCAAGCGAGATTCTTTTCCTGAGCACTTCCTTATTTGTAGCACCAGTTATAAAATATGACGGCAGAACCGTCGGTGATGGAAAGCCCGGGAGGGTTTGGAGAAGTCTTTATGAATTATTCCAGAAAGACATCAGATCAAACAGAAAATATTTAACC
- a CDS encoding argininosuccinate synthase: MHSVKKVVLAYSGGLDTSIIIPYLKETYKCQVIAFAANIGQGDEELEGLEQKAKKTGADKFYLLDLRKEFVEDFLFKIIKANAIYERKYLLGTSIARPLIAKYQAKIAEQEGADALAHGCTGKGNDQVRFELTYKVFAPHLKIIAPWREWKIRSREDAIEYAKSHNVPIKATLKKIYSRDGNLWHLSHEGGDLEDPWNEPKADMFIRTKSPEKAPNKPTYVEIEFQGGVPVGMNGRKHDGLELVEKLNEMGAKNAIGRVDLVENRLVGMKSRGVYETPGGQILYAAHSELEHIVLDKDTLHYKDMIAQRYAELVYNGQWYTPLREAIDAFLDSTQRFVSGTIRLKLYKGNIIVAGRRSPYSLYQEDLATFSKDDIYDQKKAEGFIDLFGLSMKVNSEVHGKPPLHIAITKEQR, translated from the coding sequence TTGCACAGCGTCAAAAAGGTAGTGCTTGCTTATTCCGGCGGGCTTGATACCTCCATTATTATTCCATATCTAAAAGAAACTTACAAATGCCAGGTCATCGCTTTTGCGGCAAACATAGGGCAGGGTGACGAGGAGCTAGAAGGTCTGGAACAGAAGGCAAAAAAAACCGGAGCCGACAAGTTTTATCTTCTCGACCTTAGAAAGGAATTTGTCGAAGATTTTTTGTTCAAGATTATTAAAGCGAACGCAATATATGAGAGGAAGTATCTGCTCGGGACGTCGATCGCAAGGCCTCTTATCGCTAAATACCAAGCCAAGATTGCGGAACAAGAGGGAGCAGATGCGCTAGCGCACGGGTGTACGGGAAAAGGGAACGACCAGGTAAGATTCGAACTCACCTATAAGGTTTTCGCCCCCCACCTGAAGATCATTGCACCATGGAGAGAATGGAAAATCCGTTCACGAGAAGACGCAATCGAATATGCAAAATCGCATAACGTCCCGATCAAAGCGACACTAAAAAAAATCTACAGCAGAGACGGAAACCTCTGGCACCTCAGCCATGAAGGGGGCGACCTTGAAGATCCCTGGAATGAGCCGAAGGCCGACATGTTCATCAGAACGAAATCGCCGGAGAAAGCACCTAATAAACCGACATACGTAGAAATCGAATTTCAAGGCGGAGTCCCTGTCGGCATGAACGGCAGGAAGCACGACGGGCTCGAACTTGTCGAGAAACTTAACGAGATGGGGGCAAAGAACGCTATCGGAAGAGTTGATCTTGTTGAGAACCGATTAGTCGGAATGAAATCACGCGGAGTCTACGAAACTCCGGGCGGCCAAATTCTCTACGCCGCTCACAGCGAACTAGAACATATTGTGCTCGATAAAGATACCTTACATTACAAGGATATGATTGCACAAAGATACGCCGAGCTGGTCTACAACGGCCAGTGGTATACCCCGTTGAGAGAAGCAATAGATGCTTTTCTCGATTCCACGCAGCGCTTCGTGTCCGGTACGATCCGATTGAAGCTCTACAAGGGCAATATCATCGTCGCCGGCAGAAGGAGCCCTTATTCGCTCTATCAAGAAGATCTGGCCACTTTTTCGAAGGATGACATTTACGATCAAAAGAAAGCGGAGGGATTCATCGACTTATTCGGCCTTTCGATGAAAGTAAATTCCGAGGTTCATGGAAAGCCGCCCCTGCATATCGCGATAACGAAGGAACAGAGATGA
- a CDS encoding PhoH family protein: protein MDIVEKRIKMSGVDALSLLGINDSNLQIISDRFDANIVVRGDSIFIKGEESETDRVEKVFKELMYVLDKTGSLKSDDVVTVVELVSGEGSKQEPGDSQEVVVLSARNDLIKPKTPGQRQFVRAVKKNDVVFAVGPAGTGKTYLAVAMAIAGLKNREVQKIVLTRPAVEAGESLGFLPGDLKEKVIPYLRPLYDALDDMLPQDKLKLYVEKNVVEIAPLAYMRGRTLNNSFVILDEAQNASSMQMKMFLTRLGVSSKAVVTGDITQIDLPQKSMSGLVEIQKVLKGVNGVSFVYLEKADVVRHKLVKDIIDAYEKYNSWDGKD from the coding sequence ATGGATATTGTAGAGAAACGTATAAAAATGTCGGGCGTCGATGCGCTTTCACTCCTGGGTATCAACGATTCGAACCTGCAAATCATTTCCGACAGGTTCGATGCCAATATCGTGGTACGAGGCGACAGCATATTCATAAAGGGTGAAGAATCGGAAACAGATCGAGTTGAGAAAGTTTTCAAAGAGCTGATGTACGTACTGGACAAAACCGGTTCTTTGAAATCCGACGACGTCGTCACAGTCGTAGAGCTTGTTTCCGGTGAAGGCTCAAAGCAGGAGCCCGGCGATTCACAGGAAGTCGTGGTGCTGTCAGCCAGGAACGATCTCATCAAGCCTAAGACGCCTGGACAAAGGCAGTTTGTCCGGGCCGTAAAAAAGAATGATGTGGTTTTTGCCGTCGGACCTGCCGGAACGGGAAAGACTTACCTTGCGGTCGCCATGGCGATTGCCGGACTGAAAAACAGGGAGGTTCAGAAAATTGTCCTGACTCGTCCGGCGGTCGAAGCCGGCGAGAGCCTCGGCTTTCTCCCCGGTGATCTGAAGGAGAAAGTCATACCATATTTGCGTCCGCTGTACGACGCGCTCGATGATATGCTTCCGCAGGACAAATTGAAATTGTATGTCGAGAAAAATGTTGTTGAGATTGCGCCGCTTGCCTACATGAGAGGGCGGACTCTAAACAATTCTTTCGTGATCCTGGACGAAGCACAGAACGCCTCCAGCATGCAAATGAAAATGTTCCTGACGCGGCTCGGGGTCAGCTCGAAAGCGGTCGTCACCGGCGATATCACACAAATCGATCTTCCTCAGAAGAGCATGAGCGGACTCGTGGAAATCCAGAAGGTGCTCAAAGGAGTTAATGGGGTCAGCTTCGTTTATCTCGAAAAGGCCGACGTTGTCAGGCATAAACTTGTCAAAGACATCATCGACGCTTACGAGAAGTACAATAGTTGGGACGGCAAGGACTGA